In Burkholderiales bacterium, the following proteins share a genomic window:
- the proB gene encoding glutamate 5-kinase yields MSSIVQSAQRLVVKVGSSLVTNEGQGLDRAALARWAQQIAALRLQGREVVLVSSGAIAEGMQRLGWKRRPRAVYELQAAAAVGQMGLIHAYEACFREHDLVTSQVLLTHEDLADRKRYLNARSTLRTLLALSVIPIINENDTVATDEIRFGDNDTLGALVTNLIEADALIILTDQQGLFDRDPRKHPDAELVAQARAGDPSLRAMAGGAGSAIGLGGMLTKVLAAERAARSGAHTVIASGREPDVLLRLAAGEAIGSQLVAERATLAARKQWLADHLQVRGRLVLDAGAVKALKIDGKSLLPIGVFEATGDFERGEAVSCLDESQHEIARGLVNYSAVETRRILRTPTSEIEAKLGYVDEPELIHRDNLVLL; encoded by the coding sequence ATGTCTTCCATCGTCCAGTCAGCGCAGCGCCTCGTCGTCAAGGTCGGCAGCAGCCTCGTCACCAACGAAGGCCAGGGTCTCGATCGCGCCGCGCTCGCGCGCTGGGCACAGCAGATCGCCGCGCTCAGACTCCAGGGCCGCGAGGTGGTGCTCGTCTCGAGCGGGGCGATCGCCGAAGGCATGCAGCGTCTCGGCTGGAAGCGGCGTCCGCGCGCGGTGTACGAGCTGCAGGCGGCCGCGGCGGTCGGCCAGATGGGACTGATACACGCCTACGAGGCGTGCTTCCGCGAGCACGATCTCGTCACCTCGCAGGTCCTGCTCACCCACGAGGACCTCGCCGATCGCAAACGCTACCTCAATGCGCGCTCGACCCTGCGCACGCTGCTGGCCTTAAGCGTCATCCCGATCATCAACGAGAACGACACCGTCGCGACCGACGAGATCCGCTTCGGCGACAACGACACCCTCGGCGCGCTCGTCACCAACTTGATCGAAGCCGACGCGCTGATCATCCTCACCGACCAGCAGGGGCTGTTCGACCGCGACCCGCGCAAGCATCCCGACGCGGAGCTCGTCGCGCAGGCGCGCGCAGGCGATCCGAGCCTGCGGGCGATGGCCGGCGGCGCCGGCAGCGCGATCGGGCTGGGCGGCATGCTGACCAAGGTGCTCGCGGCGGAGCGCGCCGCGCGCAGCGGAGCGCACACGGTCATCGCTTCGGGCCGCGAGCCCGACGTGCTGCTGCGGCTCGCGGCGGGAGAAGCCATCGGCTCGCAGCTCGTCGCCGAGCGCGCGACGCTCGCCGCGCGCAAGCAGTGGCTGGCCGATCATCTCCAGGTGCGCGGCCGTCTCGTGCTCGACGCGGGCGCGGTGAAAGCGCTCAAGATCGACGGCAAGAGCCTGCTGCCGATCGGCGTGTTCGAAGCGACAGGGGATTTCGAGCGCGGCGAGGCGGTGAGCTGTCTCGACGAATCGCAGCACGAGATCGCGCGCGGGCTGGTGAACTACAGCGCGGTCGAGACGCGGCGCATCCTGCGCACGCCGACCTCCGAGATCGAAGCGAAGCTGGGCTACGTCGACGAGCCCGAGCTCATACACCGCGACAACCTGGTCCTGCTGTAA
- a CDS encoding HAMP domain-containing sensor histidine kinase, with product MPSIADSTTRPAELAGSPTGRARLAAEPSATWPLARNEPEAFWRSLFYFNVYRLTCAITLLVIATAWSGAVPFGSRDYPLFVSVAACYAVFSLVCFILVRIRWRFDLQLSAHVGGDIVAITVLTYASHGISSGLGLLLLTTLAAAGLIARGRLTLFYASLAAIAILLEHTYDVLRFDAPFAQYAQAGLLSTAYFAIAWVAHTLAQYAVASEELAAQREIDLANMAQVSEHVIQDMQDGVLVVDGNGVIRQFNTRAERILGPLWGRRDVPLAHYSAPLARRFEAWRADDRGDAARSETTVNGAVGARFVPVGKRRSAGAVIFIEDLTRIQAEARQMKLAALGRLTANIAHEIRNPLGAISHAAELLQEEPAINDTVKRLTTIIQDNSQRLDRMVDDVLRLKRGDSVHRESFDVVDYLKTFVEQFCQIEKIAPEIFAIDLHATPRVVFDRSHLNQVMWNLCRNAVRHCRRLGGSIRVSVDLDPRDGIVKLDITDDGPGVPPPLRNQLFEPFFTTSPGGTGLGLYIAREVCEANSAKLDYVETDTGAHFRVLCKVA from the coding sequence GTGCCGAGCATCGCCGACTCCACGACAAGACCGGCTGAGCTCGCCGGCTCGCCGACCGGGCGCGCGCGGCTCGCGGCCGAGCCGTCGGCGACCTGGCCTCTTGCGCGCAACGAGCCCGAAGCGTTCTGGCGCTCGCTCTTCTACTTCAACGTCTACCGCCTCACCTGCGCGATCACGCTGCTCGTCATCGCGACCGCCTGGAGCGGCGCGGTGCCGTTCGGGTCGCGCGACTATCCGCTCTTCGTCTCGGTCGCGGCGTGCTATGCGGTGTTCAGCCTGGTGTGCTTCATCCTCGTGCGCATCCGCTGGCGCTTCGACCTGCAGCTGTCGGCGCACGTCGGCGGCGACATCGTCGCGATCACCGTGCTCACTTATGCAAGCCACGGCATCTCGAGCGGCCTGGGACTGCTGCTGCTGACGACCCTGGCCGCGGCCGGCCTCATCGCCCGCGGCCGCCTCACGCTCTTCTACGCGTCGCTCGCCGCCATCGCCATCCTGCTCGAGCACACCTACGATGTTCTGAGGTTCGATGCGCCGTTCGCGCAGTACGCGCAGGCCGGCCTGCTCTCCACCGCGTACTTCGCGATCGCGTGGGTCGCGCACACGCTCGCGCAGTACGCGGTCGCCAGCGAGGAGCTCGCCGCGCAGCGCGAGATCGACCTCGCGAACATGGCGCAGGTGAGCGAGCACGTCATACAGGACATGCAGGACGGCGTGCTCGTCGTCGACGGCAACGGCGTCATCCGCCAGTTCAACACGCGCGCCGAGCGCATCCTCGGCCCGCTGTGGGGACGCCGGGACGTGCCGCTCGCGCACTATTCGGCGCCGCTCGCACGGCGCTTCGAGGCATGGCGCGCGGACGATCGCGGCGACGCGGCGCGCAGCGAGACGACGGTCAACGGCGCGGTGGGCGCGCGCTTCGTCCCGGTCGGCAAGCGGCGCAGCGCGGGCGCGGTCATCTTCATCGAGGATCTCACGCGCATACAGGCCGAGGCGCGCCAGATGAAGCTCGCCGCGCTCGGCCGGCTCACCGCGAACATCGCGCACGAGATCAGGAATCCGCTCGGCGCGATCAGCCACGCCGCCGAGCTCCTCCAGGAAGAGCCGGCGATCAACGACACGGTCAAGCGGCTCACCACGATCATCCAGGACAACAGCCAGCGCCTCGATCGCATGGTCGACGACGTGCTGAGACTCAAGCGCGGCGACAGCGTGCACCGCGAAAGCTTCGACGTCGTCGACTATCTCAAGACGTTCGTCGAGCAGTTCTGCCAGATCGAGAAGATCGCTCCGGAGATTTTCGCGATCGATCTGCACGCGACGCCGCGCGTGGTGTTCGACCGCAGCCACCTGAACCAGGTGATGTGGAACCTGTGCCGCAACGCGGTGAGGCACTGCCGGCGGCTCGGCGGGAGCATCCGCGTCAGCGTCGACCTCGATCCGCGCGACGGCATCGTAAAATTGGACATCACCGACGACGGCCCCGGAGTGCCTCCCCCGTTGCGCAACCAGCTTTTCGAGCCTTTCTTCACGACGTCGCCCGGCGGCACCGGCCTCGGGCTGTACATCGCGCGCGAAGTGTGCGAAGCCAACTCGGCGAAGCTCGATTACGTCGAGACCGACACCGGCGCGCATTTCCGCGTGCTGTGCAAGGTCGCGTGA
- a CDS encoding CNP1-like family protein, whose protein sequence is MHRSFIAAGVFLLAAACAKPQPPETGFEADFENDNKSWREIEAQMPAYPRGENLVPIPTGTATSHRFLIDPQSLALGEDGVMRYTVVAKAAGGAVNVSFEGIRCETRERKVYAIGHRDGTWVRARNAQWQRIVLRDLTPYSHTLYHQFFCNERTRPNPPRVALEALRRGRGLNPGAATDD, encoded by the coding sequence ATGCACCGTAGCTTCATCGCGGCGGGCGTGTTCCTGCTCGCCGCCGCCTGCGCCAAGCCCCAGCCGCCGGAGACCGGTTTCGAGGCCGATTTCGAGAACGACAACAAATCGTGGCGCGAGATCGAGGCGCAGATGCCGGCTTATCCCCGAGGCGAAAATCTCGTCCCCATCCCGACCGGCACCGCGACGTCACACCGCTTTCTCATCGATCCGCAGTCGCTCGCGCTCGGCGAGGACGGCGTGATGCGCTACACCGTCGTGGCGAAGGCCGCCGGCGGCGCGGTCAACGTCTCGTTCGAAGGCATACGCTGCGAGACCCGCGAGCGCAAGGTGTACGCGATCGGCCACCGCGACGGCACGTGGGTGCGTGCGCGCAACGCGCAGTGGCAGCGCATCGTGCTGAGAGACCTCACGCCGTACTCGCACACGCTCTACCACCAGTTCTTCTGCAACGAGCGCACTCGGCCGAATCCGCCGCGGGTCGCGCTCGAAGCCTTGCGCCGCGGACGCGGGCTCAACCCCGGCGCGGCGACCGACGACTAG
- the rplU gene encoding 50S ribosomal protein L21, translated as MYAVIKTGGKQYRVAAGEKLKVEQIPADIGAEIVLDQVLFLANGDNVTMGAPLVSGATVTAKVVGHGRGEKVRIYKMRRRKHYRKSQGHRQNYTELEIVGIKGQE; from the coding sequence ATGTATGCGGTCATAAAAACCGGCGGCAAGCAGTACCGTGTCGCTGCCGGCGAAAAACTTAAAGTAGAACAGATACCTGCAGACATCGGGGCCGAAATCGTGCTGGACCAGGTGCTGTTCCTGGCCAACGGCGACAACGTCACGATGGGCGCGCCGCTCGTTTCCGGCGCCACCGTCACCGCCAAAGTGGTCGGCCACGGCCGCGGCGAGAAGGTGCGCATCTACAAGATGCGGCGACGCAAGCACTATCGCAAGTCGCAGGGTCACCGTCAGAACTATACCGAGCTCGAAATCGTCGGTATCAAGGGTCAGGAGTAA
- the ampD gene encoding 1,6-anhydro-N-acetylmuramyl-L-alanine amidase AmpD, protein MPDHLLEIDIEGLAQGCVHDASGALFPVRFVPSPNCDERVPRTIIDLLVIHAISLPPGEFGGPAIEALFTNTLDPAGHPYFGGIAALKVSAHFLVRRDGSVIQFVPCTMRAWHAGASRWLGRERCNDFSIGIELEGADDVPFEAAQYASLGALTDALAAAYPLAHVAGHSDVAPDRKTDPGPCFDWPRYRAAVASKLSFPHA, encoded by the coding sequence ATGCCCGACCACTTGCTCGAAATCGATATCGAGGGACTTGCGCAGGGTTGCGTGCACGATGCGAGCGGCGCGCTCTTCCCGGTCCGCTTCGTTCCGTCGCCGAACTGCGATGAGCGTGTCCCCCGAACCATCATCGATCTGCTCGTGATACACGCCATCAGCCTGCCGCCGGGGGAGTTCGGCGGCCCGGCGATCGAGGCGCTCTTCACCAACACCCTCGATCCCGCCGGCCATCCGTATTTCGGCGGCATCGCGGCGCTGAAGGTGTCGGCGCATTTTCTGGTGCGCCGGGACGGCAGCGTCATCCAGTTCGTGCCGTGCACGATGCGCGCGTGGCACGCCGGGGCATCGCGCTGGCTGGGGCGCGAGCGCTGCAACGACTTTTCGATCGGCATCGAGCTCGAAGGCGCGGACGACGTGCCTTTCGAGGCCGCGCAGTACGCCAGCCTCGGCGCGCTCACCGACGCGCTGGCCGCGGCCTACCCGCTGGCCCACGTGGCCGGTCACAGCGACGTCGCCCCGGACCGGAAAACCGATCCCGGGCCGTGTTTCGACTGGCCGCGGTACCGCGCCGCGGTGGCGTCGAAATTGAGCTTTCCCCACGCCTGA
- the rpmA gene encoding 50S ribosomal protein L27 translates to MAHKKAGGSSRNGRDSQAKRLGVKAFGGELVSAGSIIIRQRGTQVHAGENVGMGRDHTLFAKIDGHVQFSQHGAANRKTVSIVPAQQ, encoded by the coding sequence ATGGCACACAAGAAAGCGGGCGGCAGCTCGCGGAACGGACGCGATTCGCAGGCCAAGCGCCTCGGCGTGAAGGCCTTCGGCGGCGAGCTCGTCTCGGCCGGCAGCATCATCATCCGCCAGCGCGGCACGCAGGTGCATGCGGGCGAGAACGTCGGCATGGGCCGCGACCACACCCTGTTCGCGAAGATCGACGGCCACGTGCAGTTCTCGCAGCACGGCGCGGCGAACCGCAAGACGGTGAGCATCGTCCCGGCGCAGCAGTAA
- the ispB gene encoding octaprenyl diphosphate synthase, producing the protein MTIEAIREFIADDLKAVDEVIRARLRSDVVLIRQIAEYIIAGGGKRLRPLLLVLSARACGYEGTHHHELAAVVEFIHTATLLHDDVVDESGLRRGRPTANALFGNSASVLVGDFVYSRAFQMMVGVENIEVLRVLADATNVIAEGEVMQLMNCRNADLDEQGYLQVIRYKTAKLFEAATRLGAVLGRSGPAIEQAMAAYGAHLGTAFQLIDDVLDYSGDQGVIGKNVGDDLAEGKATLPLIYVMKRGTREQGAVVRHAIEQGGLDELGSVLEAIRASGALDYARTQARKEADAACAALEALPRSKSRDYLLELTGFAVTRTF; encoded by the coding sequence GTGACCATCGAAGCCATCCGTGAATTCATCGCCGACGACCTGAAGGCGGTCGACGAGGTCATCCGCGCAAGGCTCAGGTCCGACGTCGTCCTGATCAGGCAGATCGCCGAATACATCATCGCCGGCGGCGGCAAGCGCCTGCGCCCGCTGCTCCTCGTGCTGTCCGCCCGCGCCTGCGGTTACGAAGGCACCCACCACCACGAGCTCGCGGCGGTGGTCGAGTTCATCCACACCGCGACCCTGCTGCACGATGACGTCGTCGACGAATCGGGCCTGCGCCGCGGCCGGCCGACCGCCAACGCGCTCTTCGGCAACTCGGCGTCGGTGCTCGTCGGGGACTTCGTCTATTCGCGGGCCTTCCAGATGATGGTCGGCGTCGAGAACATCGAGGTGCTGCGCGTGCTCGCCGACGCCACCAACGTCATCGCCGAAGGCGAGGTCATGCAGCTCATGAACTGCCGCAACGCCGATCTCGACGAGCAGGGCTACCTGCAGGTCATCCGTTACAAGACCGCGAAGCTCTTCGAAGCCGCGACCCGGCTGGGCGCGGTTCTGGGACGCTCGGGGCCCGCGATCGAGCAGGCGATGGCCGCCTACGGCGCGCACCTGGGGACCGCGTTTCAGCTGATCGACGACGTCCTCGACTATTCCGGCGATCAGGGCGTGATCGGCAAGAACGTCGGCGACGACCTCGCCGAGGGCAAGGCGACGCTGCCGCTGATCTACGTGATGAAGCGCGGCACGCGCGAGCAGGGAGCGGTGGTCCGCCATGCGATCGAGCAGGGCGGGCTCGACGAGCTCGGTTCGGTGCTCGAGGCGATCCGCGCGTCCGGGGCGCTGGACTACGCGCGCACCCAGGCGCGCAAGGAGGCGGACGCCGCGTGCGCGGCGCTCGAAGCATTGCCGCGTTCAAAGTCGCGCGATTATTTGCTAGAATTGACTGGTTTCGCGGTGACCCGAACGTTCTAG
- a CDS encoding sigma-54 dependent transcriptional regulator, whose product MNKNQVLVVDDEADIRELLAMTLSRMGLETHCAASTSEALAMLGANNYELCLTDMRLPDGDGLAVLDYVSRHQPNLPVAVITAHGSAENAVAALKAGAFDYLAKPVSLNQLRALVRSALKLTRPAGRKSGDSDAQAASADPALVGNSPLMAATRALIERLARSQAPIHVTGESGSGKELAARLIHLKGSRQDGPFIAVNCGAIPESLMESEFFGYRKGAFTGAASDRDGFFQAANGGTLFLDEVADLPLQMQVKLLRAIQEKKVRKVGDTSEEPVDVRLISATHRNLGEQVKGGNFRQDLYYRLNVIELRMPALREMREDIPLLAARILERSRGESEAARLTAEAAADLAAYDFPGNVRELENILERALALATGEEIAAEDLQLAPRSAGVAEAPADLSGLPLQERLDAIEKQAILDALEQTHYNRTAAAKVLGISFRALRYRMERLGLKDELDGR is encoded by the coding sequence ATGAATAAAAACCAGGTACTGGTCGTCGACGACGAGGCCGACATCCGGGAGCTCCTCGCCATGACGCTCTCGCGCATGGGCCTCGAGACCCACTGCGCGGCGTCGACGAGCGAGGCGCTCGCCATGCTCGGCGCCAACAACTACGAGCTGTGTCTCACCGACATGCGGCTGCCCGACGGCGACGGGCTCGCGGTGCTCGACTACGTCTCCAGGCATCAGCCCAACCTGCCCGTCGCGGTGATCACCGCGCACGGCAGCGCCGAGAACGCGGTCGCCGCGCTGAAGGCGGGCGCGTTCGACTATCTCGCCAAGCCGGTGTCGCTCAATCAGCTCCGCGCGCTGGTGCGCTCGGCGCTGAAGCTTACGCGGCCGGCGGGCAGGAAATCCGGCGACAGCGACGCGCAGGCGGCGTCCGCGGACCCGGCGCTCGTCGGCAACTCGCCGCTCATGGCGGCGACCCGCGCGCTCATCGAGCGCCTCGCGCGCAGCCAGGCGCCGATCCACGTCACCGGCGAATCCGGCAGCGGCAAGGAGCTCGCGGCGCGGCTCATCCATCTCAAAGGCTCGCGGCAGGACGGGCCGTTCATCGCGGTCAACTGCGGCGCGATCCCCGAAAGCCTGATGGAGTCCGAGTTCTTCGGCTACCGCAAAGGCGCTTTCACGGGCGCGGCGAGCGATCGCGACGGCTTCTTCCAGGCGGCGAACGGCGGCACGTTGTTCCTCGACGAGGTCGCCGACCTGCCTTTGCAGATGCAGGTGAAGCTGCTGCGCGCGATCCAGGAGAAGAAGGTGCGCAAGGTCGGCGACACGAGCGAAGAGCCGGTCGACGTGCGCCTCATCAGCGCGACCCACCGCAATCTCGGCGAACAGGTGAAAGGCGGCAACTTCAGGCAGGATCTCTATTACCGCCTCAACGTGATCGAGCTGCGCATGCCCGCCTTGCGCGAGATGCGCGAAGACATCCCGCTCCTCGCGGCCCGGATCCTCGAGCGCTCGCGCGGCGAGAGCGAGGCGGCGCGCCTCACCGCCGAAGCGGCCGCCGACCTCGCGGCGTACGACTTCCCCGGCAATGTGCGCGAGCTGGAGAACATCCTCGAGCGCGCGCTCGCGCTGGCCACCGGCGAGGAGATCGCGGCGGAGGATCTGCAGCTCGCGCCGCGCAGCGCGGGAGTTGCCGAAGCGCCGGCGGACCTCTCCGGCCTGCCGCTGCAGGAGCGGCTGGACGCGATCGAGAAGCAGGCGATCCTGGACGCGCTGGAGCAGACGCATTACAACCGCACCGCGGCCGCCAAGGTGCTGGGTATCAGCTTCAGGGCGCTGCGCTACCGCATGGAGCGCCTGGGACTGAAGGACGAGCTTGACGGCCGCTAG
- a CDS encoding PP0621 family protein → MAKLLFIVIGLFVAYWILKSYKKKVERRADKRASLAEDMVRCAQCGVHLPKSESLTSGNAFYCSAEHRRLHDKTG, encoded by the coding sequence TTGGCCAAGCTTCTTTTCATCGTCATCGGCCTCTTCGTCGCCTACTGGATACTGAAGAGCTATAAAAAGAAGGTCGAGCGCCGCGCGGACAAGCGCGCCAGCCTGGCCGAAGACATGGTGCGCTGCGCGCAATGCGGCGTGCACCTGCCCAAGAGCGAGAGCCTCACCAGCGGAAACGCGTTCTACTGCAGTGCCGAGCATCGCCGACTCCACGACAAGACCGGCTGA
- the obgE gene encoding GTPase ObgE has translation MKFVDEATIEVHAGKGGDGVASFRREKFVPRGGPDGGDGGRGGSIWGVADRNINTLIDYRYARIHRAKNGQKGMGSDCFGRGADDIVLRFPVGTVISDAETGETLADLAAHDARALLARGGKGGLGNLHFKSSTNRAPRQFTRGEEGESRALKLELKVLADVGLLGMPNAGKSTFIRQVSAARPKVADYPFTTLHPNLGVVRVDDSRSFVIADIPGLIEGAAEGAGLGHQFLRHLARTHLLLHLVDVAPLDESTDPVKDAKAIVAELKKYDVELYRKPRWLVLNKADLLPEDTREKMLKSFVRKLGWKGKTFIISALTGEGCRELVYAVMDHLDEQRRTAEAVEPADAGGGRS, from the coding sequence ATGAAATTCGTCGACGAAGCCACCATCGAAGTCCACGCCGGCAAGGGCGGGGACGGCGTCGCCAGCTTCCGCCGCGAGAAGTTCGTGCCGCGCGGCGGACCGGACGGCGGCGACGGCGGCCGCGGCGGCAGCATCTGGGGTGTGGCCGACCGCAACATCAACACGCTGATCGACTATCGCTACGCGCGCATCCACCGCGCGAAGAACGGCCAGAAAGGCATGGGCTCGGATTGCTTCGGCCGCGGCGCCGACGACATCGTGCTGCGCTTCCCGGTCGGCACGGTGATCAGCGACGCCGAGACCGGCGAGACCCTCGCCGACCTCGCGGCCCACGACGCGCGCGCTCTGCTCGCCAGAGGCGGCAAAGGGGGCCTGGGCAACCTGCACTTCAAGTCGAGCACCAATCGCGCGCCGCGCCAGTTCACGCGCGGCGAGGAAGGCGAAAGCCGCGCGCTCAAGCTCGAGCTCAAGGTGCTCGCGGACGTCGGGCTGCTCGGCATGCCGAACGCCGGCAAGTCGACCTTCATCCGGCAGGTCTCGGCGGCGAGGCCGAAAGTCGCGGATTATCCGTTCACCACGCTGCATCCCAACCTCGGCGTGGTGCGCGTCGACGACTCGCGCAGCTTCGTCATCGCCGATATCCCGGGCCTCATCGAAGGCGCCGCCGAAGGCGCGGGATTGGGACACCAGTTCCTGCGCCACCTCGCGCGCACCCACCTCCTGCTGCACCTGGTCGACGTGGCGCCGCTGGACGAAAGCACCGACCCGGTGAAGGATGCCAAAGCGATCGTCGCGGAGCTGAAGAAATACGACGTCGAGCTGTACCGCAAGCCGCGCTGGCTCGTGCTCAACAAGGCCGACCTGTTGCCGGAGGACACGCGCGAGAAGATGCTGAAGAGCTTCGTGCGCAAGTTGGGGTGGAAAGGCAAAACCTTTATCATCTCGGCGCTCACCGGAGAGGGCTGCCGTGAGCTCGTGTACGCGGTGATGGATCATCTCGACGAGCAGCGCAGGACGGCCGAAGCGGTCGAGCCCGCGGACGCCGGGGGCGGCCGGTCCTGA